One Thiocapsa bogorovii DNA segment encodes these proteins:
- a CDS encoding type II toxin-antitoxin system RelE/ParE family toxin encodes MKVLWTDQAFERLAEIEEYIARDDPATAERFIDRLIDRSQALADHPGLGRTPPELPGSDFRELVEGNYRIVYRVQGDDVAVLTVVEGHRRLPLDELALDDRPLPNSN; translated from the coding sequence TTGAAGGTCCTCTGGACCGATCAGGCATTTGAGCGGCTCGCAGAGATCGAGGAGTACATCGCGAGGGATGATCCGGCTACCGCTGAGCGGTTTATCGACAGATTGATCGATCGGTCCCAAGCCCTTGCGGATCACCCCGGCTTGGGGCGCACCCCGCCCGAGCTCCCCGGCAGTGATTTCAGGGAACTGGTCGAGGGAAATTACAGAATCGTCTATCGCGTGCAAGGCGACGACGTTGCCGTTCTTACCGTGGTTGAAGGCCATCGACGACTGCCGCTCGACGAACTGGCCTTGGACGATAGACCACTTCCCAACTCCAACTGA
- a CDS encoding FUSC family protein, producing the protein MPIARTWNPAAALNALKTTLGVILAWGIVLWQQLPDPFLAPIAVLFLQTPYLGASLQKGLMRVLGTLAGALLVLMLLAFLIQDRWALIGALSLVVAVSIYMIRNSRYGYAWFMLAVTAVIIAGEASLEPSMAFAKAVSRSTEALVGILVVLVINGLLWPRTGGAIYDRAYRDALAGLVEQMRRLGEAVSAGADGRLPQPPKTLRGAPVQLREILAAAALDSGGFRRLRRTYEAQIDGLAAVLGSLMAFGENLRLAAEGERAFLSAPHRMVLGRALLDLAAAVEGIERDTGTFAGPPPAHALDAARQCLGRLTADPGHEAQAVAESAVLHATAFALKGLIMRVEGLADAGVALSAGRSLPASALAVEIRPPLGERMARALPNALIAAAGFWLMALLWIELQWPPFGVIGVTMVVVVIGVETLANVPVHRRARRLAIGGVAGALLTAPVYFAVIPQLDGFLALSLVLFVFYYPILYFFHALPQPHNLFFLGVALMAILMVQLEPTQTYSAAGYVGLALSILTGFIVGIALLGVFGGRSPQEHLRRTLKDLLATLDRALGDLADRNRPDFAETLARYEQRLRAELQSLAEIVPMAYAAHAPTNDRERIDALLEALETLLIRLGALQRARARWHEECGADREHNCPRTDFGRHWREAFQVTLRELLRKLGQPRKPVSLDALDANRDVALSEVARVDALRRGGDPPPGAVYILGIAGHYIGVARGLRTLAGALDAIDWEAWRVPRF; encoded by the coding sequence ATGCCGATCGCGCGCACCTGGAACCCCGCCGCTGCGCTCAATGCGCTGAAGACCACACTCGGCGTCATCCTCGCCTGGGGTATCGTGCTCTGGCAGCAACTGCCGGATCCCTTCCTCGCGCCGATCGCCGTCTTGTTCCTGCAGACACCGTATCTCGGCGCATCCCTGCAAAAAGGGCTGATGCGCGTGCTCGGTACCTTGGCCGGAGCGCTGCTCGTGCTGATGCTCCTGGCGTTCCTGATCCAGGACCGCTGGGCCTTGATCGGCGCGCTGTCCCTGGTGGTGGCGGTGTCGATCTACATGATCCGCAACAGCCGCTACGGTTATGCCTGGTTCATGCTTGCCGTCACCGCAGTGATCATCGCCGGGGAAGCGTCGCTGGAGCCGAGCATGGCGTTTGCCAAGGCGGTCTCGCGCAGCACCGAGGCGCTGGTCGGCATCTTGGTCGTGCTGGTGATCAACGGACTGCTCTGGCCGCGTACCGGCGGTGCCATCTATGACCGTGCCTATCGCGATGCGCTCGCAGGGCTCGTCGAGCAGATGCGTCGGCTCGGCGAGGCGGTGTCCGCCGGCGCGGACGGGCGCCTGCCGCAGCCGCCGAAGACGCTGCGCGGTGCGCCCGTGCAGCTGCGCGAGATCCTCGCCGCCGCGGCGCTCGACAGCGGCGGCTTCCGGCGCTTGCGACGCACCTACGAGGCGCAGATCGACGGGCTCGCCGCCGTGCTGGGCTCGCTGATGGCCTTCGGCGAGAACCTGCGCTTGGCCGCCGAGGGGGAGCGGGCCTTTCTGAGTGCACCGCACCGGATGGTCTTGGGTCGCGCGCTTCTCGATCTTGCGGCCGCCGTCGAGGGGATCGAGAGGGATACCGGCACCTTCGCCGGGCCGCCTCCGGCACATGCCCTTGACGCTGCTCGGCAGTGCCTCGGTCGTCTGACCGCGGATCCCGGTCATGAGGCGCAGGCCGTCGCCGAGAGTGCCGTGCTGCACGCGACCGCCTTTGCCTTGAAGGGATTGATCATGCGTGTCGAAGGCCTTGCGGATGCGGGCGTCGCCCTGAGCGCCGGGCGCTCGCTGCCGGCCTCCGCGCTGGCCGTGGAGATCCGCCCGCCGCTCGGGGAGCGGATGGCTCGCGCCCTGCCCAACGCCTTGATCGCCGCCGCCGGTTTCTGGTTGATGGCCTTGCTGTGGATCGAGCTGCAATGGCCGCCGTTCGGCGTCATCGGGGTGACCATGGTGGTCGTGGTCATCGGCGTCGAGACCTTGGCGAATGTCCCCGTTCACCGGCGGGCGCGCCGCCTCGCGATCGGCGGGGTGGCGGGAGCCCTCCTGACGGCGCCCGTCTATTTTGCGGTCATTCCGCAGTTGGACGGCTTTCTCGCCCTCTCGCTCGTGCTCTTCGTCTTCTACTACCCGATCCTCTATTTCTTCCACGCCTTGCCGCAGCCGCACAATCTCTTCTTCTTGGGCGTCGCTCTGATGGCGATCCTGATGGTCCAGCTCGAGCCGACTCAAACCTACAGCGCCGCCGGCTATGTTGGACTGGCGCTCAGTATCCTGACCGGCTTCATCGTCGGCATCGCGCTGCTCGGCGTCTTCGGGGGCAGGTCGCCTCAAGAGCATCTGCGCCGGACGCTGAAGGATCTGCTCGCGACGCTCGACCGCGCCCTCGGCGACCTGGCCGATCGCAATCGCCCCGACTTCGCCGAGACACTGGCGCGCTACGAGCAGCGCCTGCGCGCCGAGCTTCAGTCACTGGCGGAGATTGTCCCGATGGCCTACGCGGCCCATGCGCCGACCAACGACCGGGAGCGGATCGATGCGCTCTTGGAGGCCTTGGAGACGCTGTTGATCCGCCTGGGTGCGCTCCAGCGGGCGCGTGCCCGGTGGCACGAGGAATGCGGTGCCGACCGAGAACACAACTGCCCCCGGACGGACTTCGGTCGGCACTGGCGGGAGGCGTTCCAGGTCACCCTGCGCGAGCTCCTGCGCAAACTCGGCCAACCGCGTAAGCCCGTCAGTCTCGACGCGCTCGATGCCAATCGGGACGTCGCCTTGTCGGAGGTCGCGCGGGTCGACGCCCTGCGCCGGGGCGGCGATCCGCCGCCGGGCGCCGTCTATATCCTCGGGATCGCGGGTCACTATATCGGGGTTGCACGAGGATTGCGGACGTTGGCCGGGGCGCTGGATGCGATCGACTGGGAGGCCTGGCGGGTGCCCCGCTTTTAA
- a CDS encoding phospholipase D-like domain-containing protein, whose product MDEGFAAVGTKNFDNRSFRLNFEITLAVADGRFAAEVATMFERDFAQSQEVGPRAYDALPFHQKVGAKAARLLAPIL is encoded by the coding sequence GTGGACGAGGGCTTTGCCGCGGTCGGCACCAAGAATTTCGACAACCGCTCCTTCAGGCTGAACTTCGAGATCACCCTCGCCGTCGCGGACGGGCGCTTCGCGGCCGAGGTCGCAACCATGTTCGAGCGCGATTTCGCACAGTCGCAAGAAGTCGGCCCGCGGGCCTATGACGCCCTGCCGTTCCACCAAAAAGTCGGAGCAAAAGCCGCACGCCTGCTCGCGCCGATCTTGTAG
- a CDS encoding FAD-dependent oxidoreductase, giving the protein MLPGTRVEAIERTGSGIAVETSEARLEADLLLVATGVRPESELAAAAGLALGAAGAIAVDAYLRTSDEHIYAAGDCADAIHAITGESVWFPLALRANRAGKLAGDNVFGYQRPAPPVLGTAVFKFFGLEVARTGLSREEADAAGFDTVTAEIVGSTRAGYYPGGGKLSVRLLGDRKTRKLLGCCMVGPEAAAHKIDTAAAAIHAGMKAEQIYDLDLAYAPPFGPSWSPLLIAASQLSKALD; this is encoded by the coding sequence ATGCTGCCGGGCACGCGGGTCGAGGCAATTGAGCGAACGGGCTCGGGCATCGCCGTCGAGACCTCCGAGGCGAGGCTCGAGGCCGATCTGTTGCTGGTCGCGACAGGCGTTCGACCCGAGTCCGAGTTGGCCGCTGCGGCTGGGTTGGCGCTCGGGGCCGCCGGGGCGATCGCCGTGGACGCGTACCTGCGAACCTCCGATGAGCACATCTACGCGGCCGGCGACTGCGCCGACGCGATCCACGCCATCACCGGGGAGTCGGTCTGGTTTCCGCTCGCGCTGCGCGCCAATCGCGCAGGCAAGCTCGCGGGCGACAACGTCTTCGGTTACCAACGTCCGGCGCCTCCGGTGCTCGGTACGGCCGTGTTCAAGTTCTTCGGGCTCGAGGTCGCACGCACCGGGCTGTCGCGCGAGGAGGCCGACGCGGCCGGGTTCGATACAGTGACCGCCGAGATCGTCGGCTCGACCCGTGCCGGTTACTATCCCGGCGGCGGCAAGCTCTCGGTCCGGCTGCTCGGCGATCGCAAGACCCGCAAGCTGCTCGGGTGCTGCATGGTCGGCCCCGAGGCGGCGGCGCACAAGATCGACACGGCCGCGGCGGCGATCCACGCCGGCATGAAGGCCGAGCAGATCTATGACCTGGACCTGGCCTACGCGCCGCCGTTTGGTCCCTCCTGGTCGCCCTTGTTGATTGCCGCTTCGCAGTTGAGCAAGGCGCTCGACTGA
- a CDS encoding phosphate acetyltransferase — MNTATHTNFQRLIAAVATIPAAPTAVVHPCNAAALGGAVDAAKAGIITPILVGPRKKILAAALDAGIDLSPYEIVDAEHSHASAEKAVTLVREGRAEMLMKGSLSTDELLGPVVKRDTGLRTARRLSHCFIMDVPGHTNVLFITDAAINIFPTLEEKVDIVQNAIDLALALGIETPRVAILSAMEKVNPKLQSTVEAAALCKMADRGQITGGVLDGPLALDNAISPEAARIKGIGGPVAGQADILVVPDLEAGNLLAKSLAFLMNADSAGIVLGARVPITLTSRADSVQSRLASCAVAALVAHRRKEAAAIEGVV; from the coding sequence ATGAACACCGCAACGCACACCAACTTTCAGCGTCTGATTGCCGCCGTCGCAACCATTCCAGCGGCCCCGACCGCGGTCGTCCATCCATGCAACGCCGCGGCTTTGGGCGGGGCCGTCGATGCCGCGAAGGCCGGCATCATCACGCCGATCTTGGTCGGACCTCGCAAGAAGATCCTCGCCGCCGCGTTGGACGCTGGGATCGACCTCTCGCCCTACGAGATCGTCGACGCAGAGCACAGTCACGCATCCGCCGAGAAGGCCGTCACCTTGGTACGCGAGGGCCGCGCCGAGATGCTGATGAAGGGCTCGCTCAGTACGGACGAGCTGCTCGGCCCGGTGGTGAAACGCGATACGGGTCTACGCACCGCGCGGCGTCTGAGTCATTGCTTCATCATGGACGTGCCCGGTCACACGAACGTCCTCTTCATCACGGACGCGGCGATCAACATCTTCCCGACCCTGGAGGAGAAGGTCGACATCGTGCAGAACGCGATCGATCTCGCGCTCGCCTTGGGGATCGAGACCCCGAGGGTGGCGATCCTGTCGGCGATGGAGAAGGTCAACCCCAAACTTCAGTCGACCGTAGAGGCGGCGGCACTGTGTAAGATGGCCGACCGCGGTCAGATTACCGGCGGCGTCCTCGACGGACCGCTCGCGCTCGACAACGCCATCAGCCCGGAGGCGGCAAGGATCAAAGGGATCGGAGGTCCCGTTGCCGGACAAGCCGATATCCTGGTCGTACCCGATCTGGAAGCCGGCAATCTGCTCGCCAAGAGCCTCGCCTTCCTGATGAACGCCGACTCCGCCGGCATCGTCCTCGGCGCACGCGTACCCATCACGCTCACCAGTCGTGCCGACTCGGTCCAGAGCCGCCTCGCCTCCTGCGCCGTCGCCGCGTTGGTGGCCCACCGGCGTAAGGAGGCTGCGGCAATCGAGGGAGTGGTCTAG
- a CDS encoding HVO_A0114 family putative DNA-binding protein has protein sequence MAKRTLTITVSPDWRSALRAAGRAAQAVDYQGERLNFESFEGFFEWLTARRWALLQALLGAGTLAEQELARRTGSDLEPLHEDLAKLAELGLVEQTRDGKVLCPFAAIHLDVLLETPADAA, from the coding sequence ATGGCGAAACGCACTCTGACGATCACGGTTTCACCGGATTGGCGCTCCGCTCTGCGCGCCGCGGGGCGGGCCGCACAGGCGGTTGACTACCAAGGCGAGCGGCTCAATTTCGAATCGTTTGAGGGCTTCTTCGAGTGGCTGACCGCGCGGCGTTGGGCGCTGCTGCAAGCGTTGCTGGGTGCCGGAACCCTCGCGGAGCAGGAACTGGCGAGGCGGACCGGGAGCGACCTTGAACCCCTCCACGAAGACTTGGCCAAGCTAGCCGAGCTGGGTCTGGTGGAGCAGACCCGCGACGGTAAGGTCCTTTGTCCATTCGCCGCCATCCATCTCGATGTGCTCCTGGAGACGCCGGCAGATGCGGCCTAG
- a CDS encoding toxin-antitoxin system TumE family protein: protein MTRFKDVTSEGGIIELVVWRLPRPVPPCLHPYKYRLVFVVKGQRIVGFDNERGKGDHFHLSGIERPYTFTDVDRLITDFIAEVERWRNAL, encoded by the coding sequence ATGACTCGCTTCAAAGATGTTACATCGGAAGGCGGGATCATCGAGTTAGTGGTTTGGCGATTGCCGCGGCCCGTGCCGCCGTGCCTCCATCCTTACAAGTATCGACTGGTGTTCGTTGTTAAGGGTCAGCGCATCGTCGGTTTCGACAACGAGCGCGGCAAGGGCGATCATTTTCACCTTTCGGGAATCGAGCGGCCATATACCTTCACCGACGTGGATCGGTTGATCACGGATTTCATTGCGGAGGTCGAGCGATGGCGAAACGCACTCTGA
- a CDS encoding FAD-dependent oxidoreductase, translating into MRVVIIGGVAAGMSAASQARRTRPDAEIVVPEKTQDVSYGACGLPYKLPPDTDMDDLLVISAQRFREERNIDERLGHEILKIDPGRREVGGRNAEGARGRDAAGHAGRGN; encoded by the coding sequence ATGAGAGTGGTGATCATCGGCGGCGTGGCCGCGGGGATGAGCGCGGCGAGTCAAGCCAGAAGGACACGTCCCGACGCCGAAATCGTGGTTCCGGAGAAGACGCAGGACGTCTCCTACGGTGCTTGCGGTCTGCCCTACAAGCTTCCCCCGGACACGGACATGGACGATCTGCTCGTCATCTCCGCGCAGCGTTTCCGCGAGGAGCGCAATATCGACGAGCGTCTCGGCCATGAGATCCTGAAGATCGATCCGGGCCGCCGCGAGGTCGGCGGACGCAACGCCGAGGGCGCACGGGGTCGAGATGCTGCCGGGCACGCGGGTCGAGGCAATTGA
- a CDS encoding FAD-dependent oxidoreductase — protein sequence MPTTRQAHDSPKILIVGGVAGGASAAARARRVNEHARIIMFERDPYVSFANCGLPYFIGGEISDRAQLLVATPELFRDRFLIDARIRHEVIAIHRATKRVLVKNLDTGEQYGEDYNKLILSPGAAPIVPSIPGATAQGVFSLRNLGDMDRIIAGMTHAKEAVVVGAGYIGLEVAEQFVHRGLKVTVVELQDQVMPFFDREIAEPLHRESERNGVRLELGRGVAAIEDTDGAVTGVTLVDGTRLPADLVLMSIGVRPNVGLAADAGLSIGAGGGIATDAYMRTSDPDIYAVGDAAEYAFGPTGERMRVPLAGIANRTGRLAGEHAATGASRPAPAAWGTSVVRVFGYAAGIAGLSLRAAGQAGFDARAVHIVSYHHASYYPGAAPIGIKLVYETGTGRVLGAQVVGAAGVDKRLDVVATLIHFKGTIDDLGALDLAYAPPFGAAKDPLHMAAFVAQNDLDGLAPLIQPDADLSAFQVVDVREAAELEELPLCDVPHAKHIRLDDLRDRLGELDAARPTVVSCRGGQRAYAAVRILAQHGFAEVYNLSGAAAMRDFALNRRSGAEPATHVDLPRPEHLVDQV from the coding sequence GTGCCGACCACGAGACAGGCCCACGACTCACCGAAAATCCTGATCGTCGGAGGTGTGGCGGGCGGCGCATCGGCGGCCGCGCGGGCTCGCCGCGTCAACGAGCATGCCCGGATCATCATGTTCGAGCGCGACCCCTATGTGTCCTTCGCCAACTGTGGCCTCCCCTATTTCATCGGCGGCGAGATCAGCGATCGCGCCCAGCTCTTGGTCGCGACGCCGGAGCTGTTTCGCGATCGCTTTCTGATCGACGCGCGCATCCGGCATGAGGTGATCGCCATCCATCGCGCGACCAAGAGGGTGCTGGTGAAGAATCTCGACACCGGCGAGCAATACGGGGAGGACTACAACAAACTCATCCTCTCTCCCGGTGCCGCGCCGATCGTGCCGTCGATCCCGGGGGCAACTGCGCAAGGCGTCTTCAGCCTGCGCAATCTCGGGGACATGGATCGGATCATCGCGGGAATGACGCACGCGAAGGAGGCCGTCGTGGTCGGTGCAGGCTACATCGGTCTGGAAGTCGCGGAACAGTTCGTCCATCGGGGGCTGAAGGTCACGGTCGTCGAGCTGCAGGACCAGGTCATGCCGTTCTTCGATCGCGAGATCGCCGAGCCGCTCCACCGCGAGAGCGAACGCAACGGCGTCAGACTCGAGCTGGGCCGCGGTGTCGCCGCGATCGAGGACACCGATGGGGCCGTGACCGGTGTCACCCTCGTCGACGGGACACGCTTGCCGGCGGACCTGGTCCTGATGAGTATCGGCGTACGACCCAACGTAGGGCTCGCGGCAGATGCCGGCCTGAGCATCGGGGCCGGCGGCGGCATAGCGACGGACGCCTACATGCGCACCTCCGACCCGGACATCTACGCCGTCGGGGATGCCGCCGAATATGCCTTCGGTCCGACCGGGGAGCGCATGCGTGTCCCGCTGGCCGGCATCGCGAATCGCACCGGTCGGCTGGCCGGAGAGCATGCCGCGACGGGTGCCTCACGCCCGGCTCCCGCGGCTTGGGGCACCTCGGTCGTGCGCGTCTTTGGCTACGCCGCCGGGATCGCGGGTCTGTCGCTGCGGGCCGCAGGGCAGGCGGGATTCGACGCACGCGCGGTACACATCGTCTCCTACCATCACGCGAGCTACTATCCGGGCGCGGCACCGATCGGGATCAAGCTGGTCTACGAGACGGGCACGGGACGCGTGCTCGGTGCGCAGGTCGTCGGTGCCGCGGGCGTGGACAAGCGGCTCGACGTGGTCGCGACCCTGATCCATTTTAAAGGCACGATCGACGATCTCGGGGCGCTTGATCTCGCCTACGCACCGCCCTTCGGCGCGGCCAAGGACCCGCTGCACATGGCGGCCTTCGTCGCGCAGAACGATCTCGACGGGCTCGCTCCGCTGATCCAGCCGGACGCGGATCTCTCCGCTTTCCAGGTCGTGGATGTCCGCGAGGCGGCGGAGCTCGAGGAGCTTCCGCTCTGCGATGTGCCCCACGCCAAACACATCCGACTCGACGATCTGCGCGACCGCCTCGGCGAGCTCGACGCTGCCCGACCTACGGTGGTCTCCTGCCGCGGCGGACAGCGCGCCTACGCGGCAGTACGCATCCTGGCGCAGCACGGTTTCGCGGAGGTCTACAACCTCTCGGGCGCGGCGGCCATGCGGGACTTTGCGCTGAACCGCCGCTCCGGTGCCGAGCCCGCAACGCATGTCGACCTGCCGCGTCCCGAGCACTTGGTCGACCAGGTCTGA
- a CDS encoding efflux RND transporter periplasmic adaptor subunit, which translates to MSLSKRLITGFIALTILGLLALALMPSPVPVSATLVRQDVFVESVEDEGRTRLRDVYTVSAPISGYLRRVELEPGDQVAADQVLFELEPLPAPALDPRSRGQAREALAAAQAHLEEAEANLAARRTESELARTEYDRSETLHRRQLISSEERGRRLAQRDAAAAAEQAARHAVEVAQFELESARALVEIADGKRSPGDYPVLGVRSPIDGVVTRRHRCCEGPIESGEAVLELGDLDALEVQVDLLSVDAVRVRPGMRVILERWGGEDALEGRVRLVEPAGFEKISALGVEEQRVPVWVEIVTPRDRWRHLGDGYRVEARFILWEGDDVVQIPTSALFRYRDRWAVFVADQGRARLRLVEVGRRSGLWTQITMGLEPDDIVVTHPGDRVHDGAHIAAEIRPYA; encoded by the coding sequence ATGTCCTTGAGTAAGCGACTGATCACCGGATTCATCGCCCTAACCATCTTGGGCTTGCTGGCGCTCGCCCTGATGCCGTCTCCCGTGCCGGTCAGCGCGACCTTGGTTCGGCAGGACGTCTTCGTCGAGTCGGTTGAGGACGAGGGCCGCACACGCCTGCGCGATGTCTATACCGTCTCTGCACCGATCAGCGGCTATCTGCGCCGTGTGGAGCTCGAGCCCGGGGACCAGGTTGCCGCCGATCAGGTGCTGTTCGAGTTGGAGCCCCTGCCCGCGCCGGCACTGGACCCGCGCTCGCGCGGTCAGGCCCGGGAAGCGCTCGCCGCAGCACAAGCCCATCTGGAGGAGGCCGAGGCAAACCTGGCAGCCAGACGGACCGAATCCGAGCTGGCGCGCACCGAATACGACCGCAGCGAGACACTGCACCGGCGCCAGCTCATCTCGTCCGAGGAGCGGGGCCGACGGCTCGCGCAGCGCGACGCAGCCGCAGCGGCCGAGCAGGCAGCGCGACATGCCGTCGAAGTCGCTCAGTTCGAGCTCGAATCCGCCCGCGCCCTCGTGGAGATCGCCGACGGCAAGCGCTCGCCCGGCGACTACCCGGTCCTGGGTGTCCGCTCCCCGATCGACGGGGTCGTGACCCGACGGCATCGCTGCTGCGAGGGGCCGATCGAATCCGGCGAGGCGGTCCTGGAGCTCGGCGACCTGGATGCACTGGAGGTCCAGGTCGACCTGCTGTCGGTGGACGCCGTGCGCGTGCGCCCGGGAATGCGTGTGATCCTGGAACGCTGGGGCGGGGAGGATGCACTCGAGGGACGGGTGCGGCTCGTGGAGCCCGCCGGGTTCGAGAAGATCTCCGCCTTGGGCGTGGAAGAGCAACGGGTGCCGGTCTGGGTCGAGATCGTCACACCGCGCGATCGATGGCGGCATCTCGGGGACGGCTATCGGGTCGAGGCACGCTTCATCCTCTGGGAGGGCGACGACGTGGTTCAAATCCCGACGAGCGCGCTGTTTCGGTACCGGGACCGCTGGGCGGTCTTCGTTGCCGATCAGGGTCGGGCGCGCCTGCGATTGGTCGAGGTCGGGCGGCGCAGCGGTCTTTGGACCCAGATCACCATGGGGCTTGAGCCGGACGACATCGTCGTCACCCATCCGGGCGATCGGGTGCACGATGGAGCACACATCGCGGCCGAGATCCGGCCATACGCGTAA
- a CDS encoding universal stress protein produces MVSHYNIIIVPVDGSEGAARAAVFAADLARATDSPIQLLHVFSPTSNELMGMAHLPRTEIDTISHEAANIAFAKARAAIGNADDLTIEEKSVWGEPREAIVAAAEATDALIVMGRRGLGKMQKLIIGSVSDAVIRTAQRPVTVVS; encoded by the coding sequence ATGGTTTCACACTACAACATCATCATCGTCCCGGTGGATGGTTCGGAGGGTGCCGCGCGCGCTGCCGTGTTCGCCGCCGACCTGGCACGTGCCACGGACTCCCCGATTCAGCTTCTGCACGTGTTCTCCCCGACCAGCAACGAGCTGATGGGCATGGCGCATCTCCCGCGCACGGAGATCGACACGATCAGTCACGAAGCGGCCAACATCGCCTTTGCGAAGGCGCGGGCAGCGATCGGCAATGCCGATGATCTGACGATCGAGGAGAAGAGTGTCTGGGGCGAGCCGCGCGAGGCGATCGTCGCGGCGGCGGAGGCCACCGATGCCTTGATCGTGATGGGCCGTCGAGGGCTCGGCAAGATGCAGAAACTGATTATCGGCAGCGTTTCGGATGCGGTGATCCGCACTGCACAGCGGCCGGTGACGGTGGTGAGCTGA
- a CDS encoding type II toxin-antitoxin system Phd/YefM family antitoxin, translating to MQPISVSESIVPVGEFKTQISRHLKRLVDGAGPLVITQNGRAAGVVLSPAEYDRMCDQERFFESLLAGAGDADAGRVMDTATLRERLAERRAGRSVA from the coding sequence ATGCAACCAATCTCGGTTTCCGAAAGCATTGTGCCTGTCGGCGAGTTCAAGACTCAGATATCGCGTCATCTGAAGCGACTTGTCGACGGCGCCGGTCCACTCGTCATTACGCAGAACGGTCGGGCCGCGGGCGTCGTCCTGTCGCCGGCGGAATACGATCGAATGTGTGATCAGGAGCGGTTTTTCGAATCCCTGCTTGCCGGGGCCGGAGACGCCGATGCCGGGCGGGTCATGGACACTGCAACCCTTCGCGAGCGCCTCGCGGAGCGGCGTGCAGGACGCTCCGTCGCTTGA
- a CDS encoding HdeD family acid-resistance protein, which translates to MANDQNTPVSQHPVFGDLSRNWGWLLAFGVLSIILGTVGMGMTFGLTLVSVVFFGALLIVGGTFQLIDAFKCQGWKGALWHILIALLYIAGGLLIVVDPVLASETLTLALAAVLIAVGLSRVIMAFQHRGQSGWGWLVLAGLISIALGAMIIAKWPMSGMWVIGLFVAIELIFNGWAYLFVALAARRAGKLSA; encoded by the coding sequence ATGGCGAACGACCAGAATACGCCCGTCTCGCAGCACCCCGTGTTCGGCGATCTGAGCCGCAATTGGGGCTGGCTTCTCGCATTCGGTGTCCTCTCCATCATCCTCGGCACCGTGGGGATGGGGATGACCTTCGGACTCACCCTCGTCAGCGTCGTCTTCTTCGGGGCACTGTTGATCGTTGGGGGGACCTTTCAGCTCATCGACGCCTTCAAGTGTCAAGGCTGGAAAGGTGCACTCTGGCACATTTTGATCGCACTTCTCTACATCGCCGGCGGGTTGCTGATCGTCGTCGACCCCGTGCTCGCCTCCGAAACCCTCACCCTTGCGCTCGCCGCCGTGCTGATCGCCGTCGGCCTGTCCCGCGTCATCATGGCCTTTCAGCATCGGGGACAGAGTGGCTGGGGCTGGCTGGTACTGGCGGGCCTCATCTCGATTGCCCTCGGCGCCATGATCATCGCCAAGTGGCCGATGTCCGGCATGTGGGTCATCGGCCTCTTCGTCGCCATCGAGCTGATTTTCAACGGCTGGGCCTATCTCTTCGTCGCGCTCGCCGCGCGTCGTGCAGGCAAGCTCTCGGCCTAG